The nucleotide sequence aattctattttatttatcttgaactatatgaaatataaatctcattattatacaaaattttaaattaaatttgttttttaatatttcgttTGAAATTTCTCGTACAGtcttttttaaatcaaaacttaaaattaacttgcatatttttatggttttttcttttttttttaagaaattcaaACACATCTGTAAAAAACATATGTAAAACTATGTCTAATgactttaaataaaaaataattaactaaGAATCTTCATTTATAAACAATCTACACGATTTTATGTACATTTTGTTTTAGTCAAAACAGATTGAATTTTCACAGGCGCAGCCATAGAATATATTGAATTAAATTCAGTATTCATTGATTAACGATATAATAACTATATACTTGTGTCTTTATGATTATAAAGATGAAGTTTCTTTGAGGTAAGAATGGCTTGATACATATTAGCATCATTTCCAAACGAGCAGACGTCCAGTACTGGTTCAGACATTGGTAGGCTGTAAGTTTGCTGACCTGATGTTATACTCCATGCAACAACACTACTCAAGCTTTCGTTATAGGCGACAACCATCGTGTCATTTTGCAAATTCATATAACAAGGTCTTGAAAGCAATTTTTGTGAGCTTCCAGCATTGAATAAATGCACCTTattaaagtaaattttatcttcacttttttctattgtacACACTATATGTCTAATCAATGGATGTTTTGTACTAGCACGGCTTGAAAGCAATACATGATTGTCCCTTTCATTGTATTGTAAGGAAGTAAAAGGTCCTTCCACATCAATTTTATTTCCAACATAACGATTGCCTTCTTTACAGCCATATGCATAACATGAGTTTAATTGACATGCCAAGTAGCCTCCAGCTCTTAAAGCTTGGCTAGTTGTTGGGACTGAAGCAAGAGAAACTACTGGAGTTCTGCaagaaagtaaaatattaattattaaattttcaattgaacAAAAAAAGATGTAAAACACTGTCTTACCTATCTTGTGTATTTTCTTTAGTAGAAACTCCAGATTGTAAATATCTTATATCGTATTCTGTAACAGCACCTCTTACATCCCCTACAAAGAATGTTTGATAGCTGTAATTTGACCAGCAACAGCTCCATAAATTTGACTCCGCTTGATAACTATGCACTaaaatattactttttatgtctgttaatttaacttttttatcaAATCCAACACTCAAAAGCATATCTGGATGTTGCTCTTGAAAGGCCATGTCTCTAATAACTGCATCGTGAATTATCGAACTTGTGGAGGCAGAGGATGTTTCCATGAATATCCTGCTGATTGCATTCTTTGCAGAAACCACCAGAATTTTGTGCCATTGATTATAAGCCATAACCCGACAAGTTCCAGCATTACAAATATCAAAAACTTTGTTCCTTTTCAGAACTGCATTATCATATTTCATACTAAAAGTATTGTTTTCTGATATTATTTTGACTTTCTGCTCTAAATCTTGAATCCTTCTTCTTAAAGAACTCAACTGCTGTTCATAAAGGGtttcttttgatttgtacTGTTTAAGTAGCATTTCAGCTGAATCTTTTTTAGTTGTCATTACTTTAAGTTcttctttcaatttttcaatttcacttGTATCAACGCAGACTAGATTTTTAGCATATAAAATTCTAATATCTTTTTTGGATGCTTTTGTATTACATTCCGGACACTTTCTTCCCGTAGCATTTTGGGCAATGTTAAACCACTGTTCAATGCATTTAAGGCCAAACAGATGACCGCAGCGCAATGAGCAAAGTCTATGCTCACCAGAATTGCTCCAGAGTTCTAAACATATTGGACACCTGTGATCTTCGCCAATTGTTTCATCAGCAATGGCTTGTGCTGACTGTGGCTCAGGCACATCCAATTTGATTCTTTTTTGCGCTGGAACAGGTCATGAGAAACCATGAATATCACTATTGATGAAAAGTAAAATGTACGTTTctaaaatatagtatttaCATTGCTCAATGACTTCTTCGTCAGGCTGATCGACTTCAACGTCAGCATCGCTAGGGTGGTCCTGGTCCTGGTTGATTACGGTGCTGGCTTCGCTGAGCCTttcgtcatcatcatcgctCGATGCCAACATGTCGTCGCTCTGCGAAGAAGCTTCGTCAGGTGGTTGCGTCGTGTTGTACTCGGGTGTcaaatcgtcgtcgtcgatgtCGGAATCGTCCACCATGATATCATCGTACATTACATACAGATCGCCGTCGCTGCCGGCTTCGCTACTGTCATCGTCGCTCATACTGGCGTTCTCATCAGCCGTTAATCTCTCGTAAAGTTCCCCCAGATAGTTGCTACCTACGTAAATATCGCCGTAGTTACTGTCGCTGTAATCTGAAATACAAACAGAGCTTATTTCGACCTTTTTTTTGGTTCTTCAACTCCTCTGCCCTCGACTTTCGCGTGGAAAAGGTTATGTTGTCGGGCGAATATAAACAAACAACAGCTTCACGCGTACACTCGCTGATGAATACTTAGTGATTTAACACCTACCGTCATCATCCTCCATGTTAAAACGAGCAACAACACAGCATCGGAGCACCAAATGCGTTGATCTCAGTATATTCAACAATCTAGCACTTATGTCCTGACTCCTGATGAAAAGAGGTGCGAGCCAGCTTTTTTTCAGCGAATTTATGGACGATATGCATCAGCTTGTCGAGTGCAGCGATGAGTCGCGTCCGCATAGGTCCATGGTGAACCTGGCAACTACTCTTAGGATGCAGGTAGATTTATTACGGCGCCAAAAATGGCCGTAACGACTTTTTCTCCTGCTTCATGAAAATGATGCTTGCTCTTGTgacttcttttaattttcatcaacgagcatttttatttctgttcAACAAACAGGTCAATtgtcatttgtttttttcattttgaatCAAGTTCTTGTCgcagaaataaatttaaatataatcatGTGTATAAGTATAGGTACTCAGACTTGCGTTGAAAAGTATATACCTCTATTCTTAGTTACGTCAGTTCCATCATATATGACGCGAATGGGACTGAGAGAGAAGCACGATTGCTGCTGACGATTTGGAGACGTCAAAAGTTAGGCTATAAAAAACTCGGAATTCCtcttaatttcaaaattacacTAGCTTCTTGCTCGAGCCTCGTCAAAGATCAGGGCTAAATGTGCCCACCACGAATCAAAATTCTATGCAATGAATTTTCGAATGTGCCACCTTTCTATGCCGACGACTGGATCAATTCCAATAAACACTGGCGGACTTTTAGACATCTGAATACTTATCATTCTTGAGAGCTCTTTAAGAATTTCTAAAAGACATCAAAAAGACGCGTTTTAGACAACTCACTGAAATTTGGAATAGCTTATTACCTATCTTTCGGAAGACTAAGTTAAGATTTTCTAAAAGTCTTCAAATTGATAGCTTTTAGGTCATATAGAAAAGGGTCAACAAACTTTTTAGATATCTTATGAATTACCTTTTTTAAGAGTTCTTTTAGAATTTCTTAAAGTAGTCGACTTGACGACTTTTTCAGAGATAAGTATCGATGAACTAAAATAGTATTCATTAAAGATCACTTTCAGACATCTTTTTGACATTTCCTTTAAGACTTTTTTGTAGAAAAAAGTTTCAGAAATATCTTATATGAGAGCGCTTAAATATTGCTTTAAAGTGATCATATTAGATATCTTTTAGATAAGTTGTGTATGACAAAATTGAAATACATTCATAGTTTTCTAAAAGTTGTCTAGTTgacttttttttgtctttttttccgCCATGTTTCCTGTCTAAGCGTCGTCAAAGTTGTTCTAAAAAATGATGGCTTAAAGAGCGCCTAAGCAAGATGACTGTAAGAGTCTCATAAAAAGCTGTCAAAAAGCTGTCTGCTAATATAgctaaaatttttatacaaaatctcttctgaaagtgtacaaaaagtGTGCAGAAAGATATCTCCGGGTGAAAAAAGTGACTATTGTGGAGCTGCCGCCAGGTGGTGTCCGGTTTTTCTCACTCGCAAGCGGTAAGAATCTATGGTAGTTATAGTATATAAGATGGTACaagttataattatatattataaaataatacgtgTGCATGAATGTAGGTGTATGCGTTTAGGATTCGGCATTGCGAATgcgtaaataattataaagtgtatgtaaattaaataaataacccaataaacaAACAAGTATTCTAAAAGCGCACTTAAAGATAATTTTCTCTATAGGTACTTAAACGGATGCTTTCAAGAAATTCTGAAAAGAATCGTTTAAGATGGCTTATACTTAGGTTGCGGAGTGTCCAGTCGAAAGGTATCTTTATGGAGTCGCAAAGCTCTTAAAGCGATCTTTACGATGGCTTCAAGattacatttataatttctgaAAGATATCATTGCGAATGCATAAAGATACCTTTCGGCTGGATACTCCGCAACCTAAAAGCCATCTTAAATGATTCCTATCAGAATTTCTTAAAGACGTCTGTTTACCCAGAGAAAGTAGTCATCTTTAAGTGCGCTTTTAGAAAACTtgttgtttatatatatatatatatatatatatcaaaatatacaaaatgcgcggacatatatatttttatatgtatacgtatacgactCGTATTTAGttggatattttttaacagaAAATCTCCCTCGAAAATCGTCAACTCTGCTGTCGAGTGTGAGGACAAAAGGCATTTTGCATTGGCTCAATCTCATCATCATTGATGAGCGATTGAACGCACGTGTAGTAGGTGCCTATATTAATTAAgtgcatgtatgtatatactgTTATATGTGTGCACAGTTTACCACCTATACTAACCGCGGCAACTAACCACTCGACCGCAGTAGAAATTCTGTAATCTGACGCAGATCTGAGTATCTGACCGTAATCGACCGTCTTCCGGCATCCCCTGCGCTGGCATTCCAGAGATGAGAGAAGTTTCGCATAACCTAAAATTAGTCTAATGCTGGCGGCCCATAACGAGAAGACATAAGGCACTAGGCAGTAGGCGCAGTACTCTTAGCAGTCTGCAGCGCTACTAAGTATAGTTGAAACCTAGGTATCGTCGCGGAGGATTGGCATCACTGAAAGAagagcgctgctgctgcgggctGCGCTGTTACTGTTTACTGTTAGggggaaaaaaggagagaaataAATATGGCGTAGAGCGATTGTTACACATGCGTCAGTGCTCCTCTCTCGGTAAGATCCTTTTCGGCTAATAAACTACATCGGCTCCGCCTCGGTGTGCGCTACAGCTCTCGTGTGTGCACTGTGCAGTCCTTCTAACGCTTTTATTCCGGCAGCGGCTGGCTCTAATATGTGACACCTGAGCTCCGCACCTGCAGTGTACCGTGCACCAAAGCAATCAAcgggctcgtcgtcgtcgtcgtctacCTATTCTAGACATCATCCTCGACGCCGTGAGTTCAGGGAAAAGAGCACGCGACATGTGAGATTCTGAGCAgtgagtgaaagagagagagagagagagagagagagagagagagagagagaacgcgagcgcgagagtgagagtgatAGAAAGAGCGCGAGCGTGAGTAAGTCCAGAAATAACTCGCGCGTCTTCGTGTGTTGTACATGCCTGTGTGTCCAGGGTGTGTTTTTTACCGTTGCGCTCGACGCAGCGCAGCGCCTTTCCTAGATTACTTACTTATCGCTCAAGCTTCCGCGAGTTTTCTGCTTTGCTTTTCGTCTAGCTTGGCCTAGCGCTTATCTCGACCTAAACTCAACGATGATCAACTTGCGTGTGTGAGAGCTTCCTCGATGTTCAGTGTGCTCTATGCTATACATAGTGCATATTTTCGCGTCTGGCTTCATAGCCTAACGGACCTTTCGTTTGGGCTACCACCAGGGATTCGACTCGATTTATATACCTAGTCGTAGAAATTATCTATGCTGCTTGTACCCAGGTTATAATCCAATAGCCCCTCTCAAATCATTTACATTCCTATGCCCATGTTTATTCAACACATAAATAATCTCTTCATTGCCAACGTTTAATAGTCTTCTGCTTTTTCATCCGTTGCAAGAcaaagttttcttttttggcTCTTTCATGTTGAATGTCGAATGCTAATTGTTGAATAGCTTTCAATAAATGACAAGCAAAGGCTGCATATATAtgatcaatttttcaatagtttagaaGCCTCAATTTTATCAGTAATACAATCAAgagtttatttgaaaattaatgttagtttttgttaaaataaaattggtGATATAGATTTTGGAgattaaaatttaagaaaaaaggAAGGTGTGATCGTGCGGCAGAGAGCCACTTTCCAAGTCTTGGTTTAGAGTGTCTAAATATAGATGCAGGCTTCAGAGGCTTTTCGTGTCGTATCATGCCATGCTGAATAGCATCCTGCTCTATTGCGTAGCTTCTCATTTTCTTCCTTTGCTATGGCACATGGCCAAATTCTGTGTAAAAATTTCCAATAATTCATAAAAAcctataaatattacaaattttcTTGCATTAACAGTATCAAAATGATTGATTACCTGCTTATTATTGCCTATTACATATAAACAACATGATTATAAGAACGATATTTCAAGTCCAACTGTTCTCTATTtggttattatttattaaaatatatatttatcaaaatatgtAATAAATTAGTTCATTAATcagaattttttgtttatttatttatttatttttttcagaaaatggTTGAAgtaaaatatgtttatttcACATCTCAATCTAACCATTCAGGTATTTTGGAGAGAACTGCACCTGCAAAGTATGTTAAAACGGCAAAAGTACTGAGTGACGTAATAATACAAAGAATTGAAAATACAGGTTGTAAATATAAAGACATTTGTATATTGAAATTAAAACTTCCTAATGATAAAGAAGTGAGTATATCACTATGATTAGAATAGCATTATCATTTGAATAATCACTTGTCTacatcatattttatttattgtaaacagCAAGATATAACTGCAAGCATGTTCAGTCCTGccaatcttgaaaatgttcttGAAGAGGTAATACGTACTTTACCTCCAGAAGATGAAACACCTTCACTGCAGTTATCAATGGAATGGTACAAAGAACATAGAGGAGTAAGAGTACCTAAGAATGTTTCTAGACCTGTAAAACCTGCAACGAAGTATAAGTCTTGCACTGAAAGTTATGATAATAGTTCAAAGATTTTATGCAATGATACCGAAACTTTAAAACCTAGTAAGCTTACTTTTTGTTTATATCAATTAAAATacctaaattttaaattatatactaaattaaatctaaacgcttttttagattatgtgggtttagtGAATCAAGCAATGACATGCTATCTCAATAGTCTTCTACAAGCATTGTACATGACTCCTGAATTTAGAAATGCTTTGTATAATTGGGAGTACAAAAGTTCAGAAAAGAACACAACTAATAGCAGCACAACTAGCAATAGTATTCCATATCAGCTACAAAAATTGTTTCTCAATCTGCAGGTAtggtaattaattaattattttagcaaaagtgttaatttaaaaaaaattatatcgtTTATCTTCTTAATgatacgttttttttctttttaatcaGACATCACAAAAAACTGCTGTTGAAACGACTTCGTTAACTAAAAGTTTTGGTTGGAATTCAAATGACGCATGGCACCAACATGACATTCAAGAATTGTGCAGAGTGATGTTTGATGCACTGGAGCTTACATTTACAAATACAGCTCAGGCTGATCTTATTAACAGACTTTATGAAGGTAgctttatacaattttttctcATACTTTCACTGATATTTTCActggtattttaaaaattttgtgaatttttaggtaaaataaatgattatGTAAAGTGCCTAACATGTAACACAGAAAAGTTTAGAGAAGATACTTTCCTTGATATTCCGTTACCTGTAAGACCTTTTGATACTAATGTAGCATATGGTAGTGTGGTatgttaatttatattcatAGTAAAAAATTCATGAGCTGAACCAATCAAATTTATCtagtaaatttattaatatatttataggaAGAAGCATTGGAAGCATTTGTAAAGTACGAAACTCTAGAAGgaaataatcaatatttttgtgaaaaatgtGACAAAAAGTCGAACGCTCATAAAGGACTGAAATTCACCAAATTTCCATACATTTTAACATTACAGTTAAAACgatttgattttgatcaaaATACATATCacagaataaaattaaatgataagTATGTCAAAGTTACATTAtactataaatattttagtaatCGTTGACACGCGTTTCCAATTTTAGTGTGAAAAAATTCTTTGTTTATTGAATAAATtcgaaaaacttttttcataaCTTGAATGAAACctattatatacatatgaaAATGATGGACTACAAAAATATGTCAATTTTCGTAATTTGTCGTGTTTGTTATGCAGAGTAACATTTCCTGATGTCTTGAATTTGAACACCTTTATTGAATCATCATCAAATAAGGAATCCCCTTTGAATGAAGAAGATGCTGGCATGAGTGTAAAATGTGATGATAGTATTACTACAGACAGCAGTACTATGGACGAGACAGAGTATGCTTCAAGTGATATAATTCTGTCAAATAGTAATCACTTGAGTAATCCCGATCAAGATGATGATGAAGGTTTGTACTTGttgaattatttgtttattattattaataacgaaTAATATAACGATTGTACAAcgaataaaattaatgaaattgtttaaaaaaaatgtttttctttaGGCATTGATGTAAGCAATGGTATGTCGTCTTCGTCATCTAGTATGCACAATAACAACGCCGAAAAAATACGTGAGGATTATGCAGAAGCAAAAGGACCGTACATTTATGAGCTTTTTTCCATTATGATCCACAGTGGCAGTGCAAGTGGTGGTCACTACTATGCTTATATAAAAGACTTCCGAACTGACAAATGGCTGTGTTTTAATGATCAGATTGTTACACCTGTaagtgtatttatattttaatatagtactcatttaaataaaagttatAAGGTTATTTATTAAcgaaacattttttcatttcacaaATCTTTTGTATGTCACTATTAAGTAtagtatagtaaaaaaaacaaattatgttCTTTACTAACTTTAACTgtaacaattattattattatcagaTAACTCAGgacgaaattcaaaaaacaTATGGAGGTGGTAATAGGCCAGGATATTTTAGTGGAGCATATAGAAGTAGTACAAATGCATATATGCTAATGTACAGACAAATAGATCCAAAACGTAATGCTTTACCTATGCAAGCCGACGATTTTCCTCCTCATATTAAggtatgaaaaataatttttatacgttGTGCGACGTGTAGCCTGCTCGGCTACACGTGTACACTATCACGAGATTGTCTGCGCAATCAATGTTGTTCCCTGCTGCAATTTATCATGCAGCAGAGGAACAATAACATTGATTGTCGTCGCGCAGAGGAAAATAACCTCACCTGCCAGCCTCGTGGAGCAGCGGTGGCTCCCCTGCGGGCTTGGCAGGCTACTATGCCCTTCAGGGTAGCGCCGCCGCGGTCCGTCAGGTGTTGTCGGGTACCGCTGTACCGACGCAGCCAGCACGCACATGCTCCTGTGCACACCAGGAGTCGCGTCGCGAAACGAGTAAGCGGATTCGGGATGAGCACGATGCGCGGCACGAGGCGGACTGACGAGTGCGCATCACGGCCGCGCATCTGTGAGCATACCGCGGTAGCTTGGTGGggcgatcgagagagagagagagcgagcgcacACGCGAAACCGATTATCATCGCGGAGTCGGTGAGACTAGTGGGGGGAGCGCGCATACACCACTAGCGCGCACCACTAAATGAGCCATGCCACCGCACTGGCGCGGCCCAGTGCGCTAGTGGGGTCCCGTGCACCGCGTCTGCACGAGGACTTGAATATAACTTCAGCGCTAGATGCCGCGTCAGGACGACATGACATGTTCACGCTGTCTCGTTCTCGCTGGTTAGACGCGGACGGAAGGGAGCGTTCATGCGGTTGACGCCGGCGGTGTCGCGCCGCCGTTAATTAATATAGGGGCGCGGATTCCAGTTTTCTGGGAACGCGCAGGACTATTAGAATGAACGAGACTTCCTTCTCGAACACAATtgtctcgagagagagagagagagagagagagagagagagagagagagagagagagagagagagagagagagcgagagagcgagagagcgagagagcgagagagcgagagagagagcgagagagcgagagagagagcgagagagcgagagatttGCGAGATTTGCtaaggcaaaaaaaaataatacaattaagGTCACATAGACTGTGTCGCTACAGtctaacaaaattataaaatacaatatatacaaatatCGTCACATATAATCACATAAAAACATATTTGGTCACATATAATTATcacataaaacttttcaaatattaCGTTGCACATTTATGGTTTGGTCATAGACCTATCTGTATTGCACATTGGAAATCTAAATTACGTAATACTGAATGAATTTTTACGGCCTCAGGGCCGAGTCTGACTAGATTAAAACTAGATTAAGGTTAAGAATCAAGCGCCAGAGGGCTCAGAGTCGTCAAGATTCCGTGGCCAGCAGGTGCCGCCGTAGTGCCCCCTTAAAGGAGGCGAGAGATGGCAGGTTTCGTAGAgtagaagggagagagttccAGAACCGAGCACCCTGGACCTGGAAGGCCCTAGCCCCGGTTTCAGTACTGACGGTAGGGATGCTCAGTTCCGGGGGAACTCTCCTACTGGAGGGTCTCGGCTCGTGTTTGCTGAAAAATGAGGCCAGATACGAGGGTTCACCGATCCGAATTACGTTGTAGAGTAGAATGGCCTCATAGTAAAGCCTTCTGGAATCGGTGCGAAGCCATTCTAGACACCTCCGGTAGGGACTGATGTGTTCATCCCTCCCAACCCCGAAGATGAATCTCACACACGAATTGCTCAGTCTCTGTAACCGTATTCGTTGTTCGGTAGACGCGTCCAGGATAGTCACAGTACAGTAGTCGATGTGCGGTTGTATAAGTGTCTCAACTAGCCTTCTGCGGAGAGTCTCAGTGGTGCA is from Nasonia vitripennis strain AsymCx chromosome 1, Nvit_psr_1.1, whole genome shotgun sequence and encodes:
- the LOC100114297 gene encoding E3 ubiquitin-protein ligase RFWD3 — translated: MEDDDDYSDSNYGDIYVGSNYLGELYERLTADENASMSDDDSSEAGSDGDLYVMYDDIMVDDSDIDDDDLTPEYNTTQPPDEASSQSDDMLASSDDDDERLSEASTVINQDQDHPSDADVEVDQPDEEVIEQSQKRIKLDVPEPQSAQAIADETIGEDHRCPICLELWSNSGEHRLCSLRCGHLFGLKCIEQWFNIAQNATGRKCPECNTKASKKDIRILYAKNLVCVDTSEIEKLKEELKVMTTKKDSAEMLLKQYKSKETLYEQQLSSLRRRIQDLEQKVKIISENNTFSMKYDNAVLKRNKVFDICNAGTCRVMAYNQWHKILVVSAKNAISRIFMETSSASTSSIIHDAVIRDMAFQEQHPDMLLSVGFDKKVKLTDIKSNILVHSYQAESNLWSCCWSNYSYQTFFVGDVRGAVTEYDIRYLQSGVSTKENTQDRTPVVSLASVPTTSQALRAGGYLACQLNSCYAYGCKEGNRYVGNKIDVEGPFTSLQYNERDNHVLLSSRASTKHPLIRHIVCTIEKSEDKIYFNKVHLFNAGSSQKLLSRPCYMNLQNDTMVVAYNESLSSVVAWSITSGQQTYSLPMSEPVLDVCSFGNDANMYQAILTSKKLHLYNHKDTSI